A genome region from Sphingobium sp. CR2-8 includes the following:
- a CDS encoding leucyl aminopeptidase family protein: MTDFSDLLKADNQQPARTIQLIDAKGYDVWLGSRPAPVRAMIAAQKFKGQPHEHAILPGENGDDWLVVAGVAARDALGPWCLARLAETLPEGSYRLADVSVGAAALGWLTAHYRFDRYRKDDSPVGPRILLTTDVARIAPTVQLAQAVALVRDLVNTPAADMGPPDLEAAVEKVGAAFGASVTTTRGDALEQGYPMIHAVGKAADKSFAPRLIELLWGDTTAPRIGIVGKGICFDSGGLDIKPSSGMRIMKKDMGGAAHALALAQLVMAARLPVRLHLLIPAAENAIAGNAFRPGDILRSRKGLSVEIGNTDAEGRLVLGDALTRAGEDKPDLIIDFATLTGAARVAVGPDLPALFANDDALAADVAAAGSAVDDPSWRLPLWDGYADMLKSDLADINNAGEGGFAGAITAALFLKRFVPDDTPWLHLDTFAWRPASRPGRPKGGEALGLRAVFRLLQDRYGRTG, from the coding sequence ATGACCGATTTTTCCGACCTGCTCAAAGCCGATAACCAGCAGCCAGCCCGAACGATCCAACTGATCGACGCCAAGGGTTATGACGTTTGGCTAGGGAGCCGACCGGCGCCGGTGCGGGCGATGATCGCGGCGCAGAAATTCAAGGGACAGCCGCACGAACATGCGATCCTGCCAGGTGAGAATGGCGACGACTGGTTGGTGGTTGCGGGCGTCGCGGCGCGCGACGCGCTTGGCCCCTGGTGCCTGGCGCGGCTGGCCGAGACCCTGCCGGAGGGCAGCTATCGGCTAGCGGATGTTTCGGTGGGCGCGGCGGCGCTGGGCTGGCTGACCGCCCATTATCGCTTCGACCGCTATCGCAAAGATGACAGCCCTGTCGGCCCGCGCATCCTGCTGACCACAGACGTCGCCCGCATCGCCCCCACCGTGCAACTGGCGCAGGCGGTCGCGCTGGTCCGCGATCTGGTGAACACCCCCGCTGCCGACATGGGGCCACCCGATCTGGAAGCGGCGGTGGAAAAGGTCGGCGCGGCTTTCGGGGCAAGCGTCACCACGACGCGCGGCGATGCGCTGGAGCAGGGCTATCCCATGATCCACGCCGTGGGTAAGGCTGCCGACAAGAGCTTCGCGCCGCGCCTCATAGAATTGCTCTGGGGCGACACCACCGCGCCGCGCATCGGGATCGTGGGCAAGGGCATCTGCTTCGACAGCGGCGGGCTGGATATCAAGCCGTCGTCGGGCATGCGCATCATGAAGAAGGATATGGGCGGCGCGGCCCATGCGCTGGCGCTGGCGCAGCTCGTCATGGCGGCGCGCCTGCCGGTGCGACTGCACCTGCTGATCCCCGCGGCGGAGAATGCGATCGCCGGCAATGCCTTTCGCCCCGGCGACATTTTGCGCAGCCGCAAGGGGTTGAGCGTGGAGATCGGCAATACCGACGCCGAAGGGCGGCTGGTTCTGGGCGACGCGCTGACCCGCGCGGGCGAAGACAAGCCGGACCTCATCATCGATTTCGCGACCCTGACCGGCGCTGCCCGCGTCGCTGTCGGCCCCGATCTGCCCGCCCTGTTCGCCAATGACGACGCGCTGGCGGCCGATGTGGCGGCGGCAGGCAGCGCCGTGGACGATCCGAGCTGGCGGCTGCCGCTATGGGATGGCTATGCCGATATGTTGAAATCCGACCTGGCCGATATCAACAATGCCGGGGAAGGCGGTTTTGCCGGCGCGATCACCGCAGCGCTCTTCCTCAAGCGCTTCGTGCCCGACGATACGCCTTGGCTGCATCTGGACACGTTCGCCTGGCGTCCCGCGTCCAGGCCGGGCCGTCCCAAGGGCGGCGAGGCGCTGGGGCTGCGGGCCGTCTTCCGCCTCTTGCAGGATCGGTACGGACGTACCGGATAA
- a CDS encoding MarR family winged helix-turn-helix transcriptional regulator: MNALSATEPDRSGLQSIGQWMRTLVDYVRSGKPDLTNRQMALMMTVYIVSGPHTVRGLAEALHVSKPVITRALNKLSALGYLRRERDAADRRNIFITRTPKGAEFLDAFHHFIAGTARDDRHDHIRAERTA; encoded by the coding sequence ATGAACGCGCTTTCCGCCACCGAACCCGATCGCTCCGGCCTTCAATCCATTGGCCAATGGATGCGCACTCTCGTCGATTATGTTCGGTCGGGAAAACCCGATCTGACCAATCGCCAGATGGCGTTGATGATGACGGTCTATATAGTGTCAGGGCCGCATACGGTGCGCGGCCTGGCCGAAGCGCTGCATGTGTCAAAGCCCGTTATCACCCGCGCGTTGAACAAGCTTTCGGCGCTCGGCTATCTTCGCCGCGAGCGGGATGCGGCGGATCGTCGCAATATTTTTATCACCCGAACGCCAAAAGGGGCGGAATTTCTTGACGCCTTTCACCATTTCATCGCAGGAACCGCCCGCGATGACAGGCACGATCACATCCGCGCGGAACGCACCGCCTGA
- a CDS encoding C40 family peptidase, producing the protein MTGTITSARNAPPERTRFELGGRSVALDRRTHAARGDLADLSLAGVLFSAHYARAVPLTCVAAGTTILSAAAPTAEAVSELLRGETFHALDVMTEWAWGFCGHDGYVGYIRRDALDLLEPHNHRIKVASAPLFSAPDIKSAIADHWPSGALFSGETQGAFIACAEGYIHARHAEPVDSKPADWVAIAERYLGQPYIWGGRGHRGIDCSGLVQVALGQAGMAVPRDTDLQCEGIGMPIDSDAALTRGDLIFFSGHVGIMADAKTLLHANAHWMAVVAEPLADVVARLADSHPQPIIARRRISA; encoded by the coding sequence ATGACAGGCACGATCACATCCGCGCGGAACGCACCGCCTGAAAGAACCCGTTTCGAACTGGGCGGCCGTTCGGTCGCGCTGGATCGGCGCACGCATGCCGCGCGCGGCGACCTAGCCGATCTGTCGCTCGCCGGGGTTCTGTTTTCCGCCCACTATGCCCGCGCCGTGCCGCTGACCTGCGTCGCGGCGGGCACCACTATCTTGTCGGCCGCTGCGCCTACGGCCGAAGCGGTCAGCGAGCTACTGCGCGGCGAAACGTTCCACGCGCTCGACGTCATGACCGAATGGGCCTGGGGCTTTTGCGGGCATGACGGCTATGTCGGCTATATCCGCCGCGACGCGCTCGATCTGCTGGAGCCGCACAACCACCGCATCAAGGTGGCAAGCGCGCCGCTGTTCAGCGCGCCGGACATCAAGTCTGCCATCGCCGACCATTGGCCGAGCGGTGCCTTGTTCTCCGGCGAAACGCAGGGCGCCTTCATCGCCTGCGCCGAAGGCTATATTCATGCCCGCCATGCCGAACCGGTCGACAGCAAGCCAGCCGACTGGGTCGCCATCGCGGAACGCTATCTGGGCCAGCCCTATATCTGGGGCGGACGCGGCCATCGCGGCATCGACTGTTCGGGACTGGTGCAGGTGGCGCTGGGCCAGGCAGGCATGGCCGTCCCACGCGACACCGATCTGCAATGCGAAGGCATTGGCATGCCGATCGACAGCGACGCGGCGCTCACGCGCGGCGACCTGATCTTCTTCTCCGGCCATGTCGGCATCATGGCCGACGCCAAGACCCTGCTGCACGCCAATGCCCACTGGATGGCGGTGGTGGCGGAGCCTCTGGCCGACGTCGTCGCGCGGTTGGCCGACAGCCATCCGCAGCCCATCATCGCGCGGCGGAGGATCAGCGCATGA
- the argC gene encoding N-acetyl-gamma-glutamyl-phosphate reductase: protein MSINVFIDGGHGTTGIEIADRLAGRPELTLLTVAEAQRRDAGARRDALNAADIVILCLPDDAAREAVSLIDNDHSRVIDASTAHRVADGWTYGFPELEPGHRDILANSRFVANPGCWPTGFLALVRPLVLGGLLPVDWPVTVSGASGYSGGGKAMIAEYEGDSGAPSAFRPYGLSMGHKHVPEMTRYSGLSHPPLFAPAVANAYRGMIVEVPLQLSAMHGSPTVADVHAALTAAYAGSPIVSVASLEDSAALGQVTLEHVGATDRLALFVFGSETSGQARLVAALDNLGKGAAGAAVQNLNILAGLPEIAGLRL from the coding sequence ATGAGCATCAACGTCTTCATTGATGGCGGTCATGGCACCACCGGCATCGAAATTGCCGACCGGCTGGCCGGTCGCCCTGAACTGACGCTGCTCACCGTGGCGGAAGCACAGCGCCGGGATGCAGGCGCTCGCCGCGATGCGCTCAACGCCGCTGATATCGTGATTTTGTGCCTGCCCGACGACGCTGCACGCGAGGCCGTGTCCCTGATCGACAACGACCATAGCCGGGTCATCGATGCGTCGACCGCGCATCGCGTGGCCGATGGCTGGACCTATGGCTTCCCCGAACTGGAGCCGGGCCATCGCGACATTCTGGCGAACAGCCGCTTCGTCGCCAATCCCGGCTGCTGGCCGACCGGCTTTCTGGCGCTCGTCCGTCCGCTTGTGCTGGGCGGATTGCTACCGGTCGACTGGCCGGTGACGGTATCGGGCGCGTCGGGCTATTCGGGTGGTGGCAAGGCGATGATCGCCGAATATGAGGGCGACAGTGGCGCGCCCAGCGCCTTCCGCCCCTATGGCCTGTCGATGGGACATAAGCATGTGCCGGAAATGACGCGCTATTCGGGCCTGTCGCATCCGCCGCTGTTCGCCCCGGCGGTCGCCAACGCCTATCGCGGCATGATCGTCGAAGTGCCGCTCCAGTTGAGCGCAATGCACGGTTCGCCGACGGTCGCCGACGTCCACGCCGCACTGACGGCTGCCTATGCCGGGTCGCCGATCGTCAGCGTCGCGTCGCTGGAGGATAGCGCGGCCCTGGGCCAGGTAACGCTGGAGCATGTCGGCGCAACTGACCGGCTGGCGCTGTTCGTGTTCGGCAGCGAGACAAGCGGTCAGGCGCGACTGGTCGCCGCCCTCGACAATCTGGGCAAGGGCGCGGCAGGCGCGGCGGTTCAGAATCTCAACATCCTGGCGGGCCTGCCCGAAATAGCGGGCCTGCGCCTCTAA